Proteins from a single region of Chloroherpeton thalassium ATCC 35110:
- a CDS encoding SRPBCC family protein, whose product MHTLSFSVDIAAPCDAVFHFHDDVENLKQITPPEADLKILYADDPGKGQKVVLSIAQFGFLHMKWEVLITDYEPPFRMTDEQIKGPFHSWRQTRSFQSLSNAHTRLTDAVVYELPLQFFSDFFFGALVEQQITEQFKYRQAKLKAILENQFHS is encoded by the coding sequence ATGCACACGCTTTCTTTTTCAGTCGATATTGCAGCTCCTTGCGATGCGGTGTTTCACTTTCATGACGATGTGGAAAATCTTAAGCAAATTACTCCGCCAGAAGCTGATCTAAAAATTCTTTATGCCGATGATCCGGGCAAAGGGCAAAAGGTGGTTCTAAGCATCGCACAATTTGGATTTCTACACATGAAATGGGAAGTCCTTATCACAGATTATGAACCGCCTTTTCGCATGACCGACGAGCAAATCAAGGGACCTTTTCACAGTTGGCGGCAAACGCGCTCGTTTCAATCGCTTTCCAACGCACACACGCGGCTCACCGACGCAGTTGTTTATGAGTTGCCGTTGCAGTTTTTCAGCGACTTTTTCTTCGGTGCGCTTGTTGAACAGCAAATCACGGAACAATTCAAATATCGGCAGGCAAAATTGAAAGCTATTTTGGAAAATCAATTTCACAGCTAA
- a CDS encoding YifB family Mg chelatase-like AAA ATPase translates to MLSQLCAAAVIGVDAIRIDVETNLDSGLPAFIVVGLPDSAIKESRERVMTALKNSGFSIPPKKITVNLAPADVRKEGTAFDLSLAIGILASCGIVPSEDLGDTLILGELALDGSLRRIIGALPMAAMAARLGMKRMILPKENASEAAVAAAACGSVLQVFGVSSLSETVDLLTGQNPIAPTQISVSEIFSDAPNYTIDFSDIKGQNDAKKAMEIAAAGSHNIIMIGPPGSGKTMLSKALPSILPPMVFEEALETTKIYSVAGHLPTGKALLTQRPFRNPHHTTSSVALIGGGTMAKPGEVSLAHNGVLFLDELPEFSRISLEVLRQPLEDREVTVSRAALTTKYPAGFMLVAAMNPSPAGALKDEHGNLTATPQQIQRYLSRISGPLLDRIDIHIDVPKVNYEDLISRAKGESSAAIRERVLQAREIQQKRFMAYKNQHIFSNAQMTSRMIREFCRLDADSETRLLDSMRRLNLSARAHDRILKVSRTIADLNGAADIQFRHLVQAIQYRSLDREFWNY, encoded by the coding sequence ATGTTATCTCAGCTTTGTGCCGCAGCCGTGATTGGCGTGGATGCCATTCGCATTGATGTTGAAACCAATTTAGATAGCGGTTTGCCGGCTTTTATTGTAGTTGGGTTGCCCGATAGCGCCATCAAAGAAAGTCGCGAACGGGTAATGACCGCGTTGAAAAATTCTGGCTTCAGCATTCCGCCAAAAAAAATCACTGTGAATTTAGCTCCCGCCGATGTTCGCAAAGAAGGCACGGCGTTTGACCTCTCGCTTGCCATTGGCATTTTGGCGTCATGCGGAATTGTTCCGAGCGAGGATCTTGGCGATACGCTCATTTTAGGGGAACTCGCGCTCGATGGCTCGTTGCGGCGAATTATTGGCGCATTGCCGATGGCCGCAATGGCTGCGCGTTTGGGGATGAAGCGAATGATTTTGCCAAAGGAAAATGCGTCTGAGGCGGCGGTTGCGGCGGCGGCTTGCGGTTCGGTATTGCAAGTGTTTGGTGTTTCGTCGCTCAGTGAAACGGTTGATTTGCTAACGGGGCAAAATCCGATTGCGCCAACACAAATTTCTGTTTCAGAGATTTTCAGCGACGCGCCAAACTACACCATCGATTTTTCCGACATTAAAGGTCAAAACGACGCGAAAAAAGCGATGGAAATAGCCGCCGCTGGTAGTCACAACATCATTATGATTGGGCCTCCTGGCAGCGGAAAAACCATGCTGTCTAAAGCGTTGCCGAGCATTCTTCCGCCAATGGTGTTTGAAGAAGCGCTGGAAACCACCAAAATTTATTCTGTTGCGGGGCATTTGCCCACCGGAAAAGCGCTTTTAACGCAACGACCTTTTCGAAATCCGCATCACACCACGAGTAGCGTGGCCTTAATTGGCGGCGGAACCATGGCCAAGCCCGGCGAAGTTAGCCTGGCGCACAATGGCGTTTTATTTCTGGATGAACTGCCTGAATTTTCCAGAATTTCGCTGGAGGTGCTTCGTCAGCCATTGGAAGATCGTGAGGTAACGGTTTCGAGAGCCGCGCTGACAACAAAATATCCGGCGGGATTTATGCTCGTGGCGGCCATGAACCCAAGTCCGGCTGGCGCGCTGAAAGACGAACACGGCAATTTGACCGCGACGCCGCAGCAAATTCAGCGCTATCTTTCTCGAATTTCTGGACCACTTTTAGATCGAATTGATATTCATATCGATGTGCCAAAGGTAAATTACGAGGACTTGATTTCGCGCGCGAAAGGTGAAAGTTCTGCGGCGATTCGAGAGCGGGTTTTGCAGGCAAGAGAAATTCAGCAAAAACGGTTTATGGCCTATAAAAATCAACATATCTTTTCAAATGCACAGATGACCAGCCGGATGATTCGGGAATTTTGTCGATTGGATGCCGATAGCGAAACGCGCTTGCTCGATAGTATGCGCCGGCTCAATCTATCGGCGCGTGCGCACGATCGAATCTTGAAAGTGAGCCGCACCATTGCGGATTTGAACGGTGCCGCTGACATTCAATTTCGCCATTTGGTACAAGCCATTCAATATCGCAGCCTCGATAGAGAATTTTGGAATTATTAA
- a CDS encoding ATP-dependent Clp protease ATP-binding subunit produces the protein MEGNFSNRVQDVIRYSREEALRLGHDYIGTEHLLLGIIREGEGIAVRILKNLGCDLYKLKRAIEDSVRSTGGTLTLGNVPLTKQAEKVLKITYLEAKICKSDIIGTEHLLLSLLKDEENIASQILSQFGVRYETVREELENIMSGKSSSGEISAMSPGQQSGSGQYQQQYESRKMEKTKTPVLDNFGRDLTKLALEDKLDPIIGREKEIERVAQVLSRRKKNNPVLIGEPGVGKTAIAEGLALRIVQRKVSRVLYDKRVVALDLAALVAGTKYRGQFEERMKAVMNELEKSKDVILFIDELHTIVGAGGASGSLDASNIFKPALARGDLQCIGATTLDEYRQYIEKDGALDRRFQKIMIEPTSVEETVSILNNIKEKYETHHNVRYMPEAIDSAVKLSDRYITDRHLPDKAIDVLDEAGARVHLSNIHVPKEILDLEAKIEDIKVEKNQVVKSQNFEEAARLRDQEKKLLETLDKAKQDWEKTTAEMVYDVNESDVAAVVAMMTGIPVLKVAQSESERLLKMGEMLKGEVIGQNEAIEKVTKAIQRTRAGLKDPNRPIGSFIFLGPTGVGKTELAKALTRYLFDTEEALIRIDMSEYMEKFSVSRLVGAPPGYVGYEEGGQLTEKVRRKPYSVVLLDEIEKAHPDVFNILLQVLDDGILTDGLGRRVDFRNTVIIMTSNIGARDIKSMGMGMGFGGAPDHKSKYDSMKSTIEDALKRVFNPEFLNRIDDVIVFHQLEKADIFKIIDISAGRLFKRIRDMGISIEITDRAKQFLVDKGYDQQFGARPLRRALQRYIEEPLAEEMLKGNFAEGSTIRIKYDESNDALQFVDAAKDDSSSEESGQTVEGKQQDA, from the coding sequence ATGGAAGGCAATTTTTCAAACAGGGTACAGGATGTCATTCGTTACAGCCGCGAGGAAGCATTAAGGCTGGGGCATGACTACATTGGTACGGAGCATTTGCTATTAGGCATCATTCGTGAAGGCGAAGGCATTGCTGTGCGAATCCTGAAAAACCTCGGTTGTGATCTTTACAAACTCAAACGCGCCATTGAAGACTCCGTTCGCTCAACCGGCGGCACACTCACGCTGGGCAATGTGCCGCTCACGAAGCAAGCAGAAAAAGTGCTAAAAATCACTTACTTAGAAGCCAAAATTTGTAAGTCGGACATTATTGGCACGGAGCATCTTTTGTTATCGCTTTTAAAAGATGAAGAAAATATCGCTTCGCAAATTTTATCACAGTTTGGAGTGCGTTACGAAACCGTTCGCGAAGAACTTGAAAACATTATGAGCGGCAAGTCCAGCAGCGGCGAGATTTCTGCAATGTCTCCAGGCCAGCAAAGTGGTAGCGGGCAATATCAACAACAATATGAATCTCGAAAGATGGAAAAGACAAAAACACCCGTCTTAGACAATTTTGGTCGTGATTTAACCAAGTTAGCGCTTGAGGACAAACTCGATCCGATTATCGGTCGCGAGAAAGAAATCGAGCGTGTGGCTCAGGTTTTAAGTCGTAGAAAAAAGAACAATCCGGTTCTCATCGGCGAGCCTGGCGTGGGAAAAACCGCCATTGCGGAAGGCCTTGCACTGAGAATTGTCCAACGCAAAGTTTCCAGAGTGCTTTACGACAAGCGAGTTGTTGCGCTTGACCTTGCTGCGCTTGTCGCTGGCACGAAATATCGTGGCCAGTTCGAAGAGCGAATGAAAGCCGTGATGAACGAACTTGAAAAATCGAAAGATGTGATTTTGTTCATCGATGAGCTGCACACCATTGTGGGCGCTGGCGGCGCTTCGGGGTCGCTTGATGCGAGCAACATTTTCAAGCCGGCGCTTGCTCGCGGCGACTTGCAGTGCATCGGCGCAACCACGCTCGACGAATATCGCCAATACATCGAAAAAGATGGTGCGCTCGACCGTCGTTTCCAGAAAATCATGATTGAACCGACTTCAGTCGAAGAAACGGTTAGCATTTTAAACAATATTAAGGAAAAGTACGAGACGCACCACAATGTGCGCTACATGCCGGAGGCTATTGACTCAGCCGTCAAACTCTCCGACCGTTATATCACCGATAGGCATTTGCCTGACAAAGCCATCGATGTCTTGGATGAAGCGGGCGCTCGTGTGCACTTGTCCAATATTCATGTTCCAAAAGAAATCTTAGACCTTGAGGCCAAAATTGAGGACATCAAGGTTGAGAAGAATCAGGTCGTCAAATCGCAGAATTTTGAAGAAGCGGCGCGGCTACGCGACCAAGAAAAGAAGTTGCTCGAGACACTCGATAAAGCCAAGCAGGATTGGGAAAAGACCACTGCCGAAATGGTTTATGATGTCAATGAAAGTGATGTGGCTGCGGTGGTTGCCATGATGACCGGCATTCCTGTGCTGAAAGTTGCTCAGTCGGAATCTGAAAGATTACTTAAAATGGGCGAGATGCTCAAAGGTGAAGTCATCGGACAAAACGAAGCCATTGAAAAAGTCACGAAAGCCATCCAAAGAACCCGTGCTGGCTTGAAAGATCCAAACCGCCCGATCGGCTCGTTTATTTTCCTTGGTCCAACAGGCGTTGGAAAAACCGAGCTGGCCAAAGCCTTGACACGCTATCTCTTCGACACGGAAGAAGCACTGATTCGCATCGACATGAGCGAATACATGGAGAAATTCTCCGTCAGCCGATTGGTGGGAGCGCCTCCCGGATATGTTGGCTACGAAGAAGGCGGGCAGCTCACTGAGAAAGTTCGTCGCAAGCCGTACTCGGTTGTGTTGCTTGACGAGATCGAAAAAGCGCATCCTGATGTATTCAACATTCTCCTGCAAGTGCTCGATGATGGAATCTTGACCGATGGACTGGGTCGTCGTGTAGACTTCCGAAACACCGTTATTATTATGACATCAAACATCGGCGCGCGCGATATCAAGAGCATGGGAATGGGCATGGGCTTTGGCGGTGCACCTGACCACAAGTCAAAATACGATAGCATGAAGTCCACGATTGAAGATGCTTTGAAGCGTGTCTTTAATCCTGAGTTCCTAAACCGAATCGACGATGTCATCGTCTTTCATCAGCTTGAGAAAGCCGACATCTTCAAGATTATCGACATCTCGGCAGGCCGTCTCTTTAAGCGCATTCGTGACATGGGCATCAGCATTGAAATTACCGATCGCGCCAAGCAATTTCTTGTCGACAAAGGCTACGATCAGCAATTTGGCGCCAGACCGCTTCGCAGAGCCTTGCAGCGCTACATTGAAGAACCGCTTGCAGAAGAAATGCTTAAGGGCAATTTTGCAGAAGGAAGCACCATCAGAATCAAGTATGATGAAAGCAATGACGCATTGCAATTTGTAGATGCAGCCAAAGATGATTCTTCAAGTGAAGAGTCTGGCCAAACGGTTGAAGGCAAGCAACAAGATGCCTAA
- a CDS encoding PSP1 domain-containing protein, with the protein MKCVRDNCTGRSVCNVRACLPDYLLSLENKILEEADPTELQECSLYEVEFRGNRKEFYKDDNPQNLRIGDFVIVQADSGHDAGWIFSSGALARKKVEQRSLDPNNKKILNILRKASTEEIEALQVIETREPEIAEICRKKIAAHQLDMKFVDVELRFDQQKISVFFTADHRIDFRELVRDLASEFHVRIQMVQISTRDEAKRMGGVGSCGRMLCCTTWLKEFHQVSTDSAKYQNMQMNMSRLSGQCARLKCCLNYERDSYLEQLKKFPIVESIVKTEQGKAKIERVDIFRDEIWLHYEANDTWQCLNLEEFNRIFTRRN; encoded by the coding sequence ATGAAATGTGTTAGAGATAATTGTACCGGTAGAAGTGTTTGTAACGTGCGTGCCTGCCTGCCTGATTATTTGCTGAGCCTTGAAAATAAAATCCTTGAAGAAGCCGACCCAACCGAGCTGCAAGAGTGCAGTTTATATGAAGTAGAATTTCGCGGAAATCGAAAAGAATTTTATAAAGATGACAACCCGCAAAATTTAAGAATCGGAGATTTTGTTATCGTGCAAGCCGATAGCGGACACGACGCCGGTTGGATTTTTTCTTCAGGTGCACTTGCCAGAAAAAAAGTTGAACAACGCAGCCTAGATCCGAATAACAAAAAAATTCTCAACATTCTCAGAAAAGCCTCGACGGAGGAAATAGAAGCGCTTCAGGTGATTGAAACGCGCGAGCCGGAAATAGCAGAGATTTGTCGAAAAAAAATCGCCGCACATCAGCTCGACATGAAATTTGTGGATGTAGAGTTGCGATTTGATCAGCAAAAAATTTCCGTCTTTTTTACCGCCGATCACCGGATTGATTTTCGCGAGTTGGTGCGCGACTTGGCTTCCGAGTTTCATGTTCGCATTCAAATGGTGCAAATTTCCACGCGCGATGAAGCCAAACGCATGGGCGGCGTTGGCAGCTGTGGAAGAATGCTTTGCTGCACCACTTGGCTAAAAGAATTCCACCAAGTTTCCACCGATTCGGCCAAATATCAAAATATGCAGATGAACATGAGCCGCCTTTCCGGCCAGTGCGCACGCCTGAAATGCTGCCTAAACTATGAACGCGATAGCTACCTTGAACAATTGAAAAAATTCCCCATAGTTGAAAGCATCGTCAAAACGGAGCAAGGAAAGGCTAAAATCGAGCGCGTGGATATTTTTCGGGATGAAATTTGGCTGCACTACGAAGCAAACGACACCTGGCAGTGCCTGAACTTAGAAGAGTTTAATCGGATTTTTACCCGCAGAAATTAA